A DNA window from Mycobacterium sp. IDR2000157661 contains the following coding sequences:
- the lipA gene encoding lipoyl synthase has protein sequence MTVAPDGRKLLRLEVRNAETPIERKPPWIKTRARMGPEYTELKALVRREGLHTVCEEAGCPNIFECWEDREATFLIGGEQCTRRCDFCQIDTGKPAELDRDEPRRVADSVQAMGLRYSTVTGVARDDLPDGGAWLYAETVRAIKRLNPNTGVELLIPDFNGDAALLEQVFEARPEVLAHNLETVPRIFKRIRPAFRYDRSLAVLTAARDYGLVTKSNLILGMGETPEEVRAALVDLHRAGCDLVTITQYLRPSARHHPVERWVHPEEFVEHERFAQELGFAGVLAGPLVRSSYRAGRLYAQAVASRPAGAATAAASDSVS, from the coding sequence GTGACGGTCGCGCCAGACGGTAGGAAGCTGCTGCGTCTCGAGGTTCGCAACGCCGAGACGCCGATCGAACGCAAGCCGCCGTGGATCAAGACCAGGGCGCGGATGGGCCCGGAGTACACCGAGCTCAAGGCGCTGGTCCGCCGCGAGGGTTTGCACACGGTCTGTGAGGAAGCCGGCTGCCCGAACATCTTCGAATGCTGGGAGGACCGCGAGGCCACCTTCCTGATCGGCGGCGAGCAGTGCACCCGTCGCTGCGACTTCTGCCAGATCGACACCGGCAAGCCCGCCGAACTGGATCGCGACGAACCGCGTCGCGTCGCCGACAGCGTGCAGGCGATGGGTCTGCGGTACTCGACCGTCACCGGCGTGGCCCGCGACGACCTGCCCGACGGCGGGGCCTGGCTCTACGCCGAGACGGTGCGCGCCATCAAACGGCTCAACCCGAACACCGGAGTCGAGCTGCTGATCCCCGACTTCAACGGTGATGCCGCACTGCTCGAGCAGGTCTTCGAGGCACGCCCGGAAGTCTTGGCGCACAACCTCGAAACGGTGCCGCGCATCTTCAAGCGGATCCGCCCGGCGTTCCGCTACGACCGCAGCCTGGCGGTGCTGACCGCGGCCCGTGACTACGGGCTGGTCACCAAGTCGAACCTGATCCTGGGCATGGGCGAGACACCCGAGGAGGTCCGCGCCGCCCTGGTCGACCTGCACCGGGCCGGCTGCGACCTGGTGACCATCACCCAGTACCTGCGCCCGTCGGCGCGACACCATCCGGTGGAGCGGTGGGTCCACCCCGAGGAATTCGTCGAGCACGAGCGCTTCGCGCAGGAGCTCGGCTTCGCCGGGGTGCTGGCGGGCCCGCTGGTGCGCTCGTCGTACCGGGCCGGCCGGCTGTATGCGCAGGCGGTCGCGTCGCGGCCGGCAGGAGCAGCCACGGCAGCGGCATCTGACTCCGTATCCTGA
- a CDS encoding leucyl aminopeptidase, with amino-acid sequence MSPASSGHQTPTVTVSSSLPKRKAGGTVLIVPVVANADEDKTATVVANPFLGARAVAEIEAALEALGAKGGAEQLTRVVAPSLPVASVLAVGLGKSRDFSADVIRRAAGVAARSLNGTEAVTTTLSDLDLSAAIEGLILGSYRFSEFRSDKTAPKDSGLRTITALTADTKAKTKDARTRGAPKEEAARAVDIATAVATARDFVNTPPSHLYPAEFAKRAKALGDAAGLEVEVLDEKALEKGGFGGIVGVGKGSSRLPRLVRLSHKGAKRKGKKVALVGKGVTFDTGGISIKPAANMHHMTSDMGGAAAVIATVVLAARQKLPIDVTATVPMAENMPSATAQRPGDVLTQYGGITVEVLNTDAEGRLILADAIVRACEDDPDYLIETSTLTGAQTVALGARTPGVMGSDEFRDRVAAISQAAGENAWPMPLPEELKDDLKSTVADLANVSGSRYAGMLVAGTYLREFVREGVQWAHIDIAGPAYNTGGPWGYTGKGGTGVPTRTMFAVLEDIAVNG; translated from the coding sequence GTGAGCCCAGCATCATCCGGTCATCAGACGCCCACCGTCACCGTCAGCTCGTCGCTGCCCAAACGCAAGGCAGGCGGCACGGTGCTGATCGTGCCGGTCGTCGCCAACGCCGACGAGGACAAGACGGCGACCGTGGTCGCCAACCCGTTCCTCGGCGCCCGGGCGGTCGCAGAGATCGAGGCCGCGCTGGAGGCCCTCGGCGCCAAGGGTGGCGCCGAGCAACTGACCCGCGTCGTCGCGCCGTCGCTTCCGGTGGCCAGCGTGCTGGCAGTCGGGCTGGGCAAGAGCCGCGACTTCAGCGCCGACGTGATCCGCCGGGCCGCGGGCGTGGCCGCGCGATCGCTCAACGGCACCGAAGCGGTCACCACGACGCTGTCCGACTTGGACCTGTCCGCCGCGATCGAGGGCCTGATCCTGGGCTCGTACCGGTTCAGCGAGTTCCGCAGCGACAAGACCGCGCCCAAGGATTCCGGACTGCGCACGATCACCGCGCTGACCGCCGACACCAAAGCGAAGACGAAGGACGCGCGCACGCGAGGAGCACCAAAGGAAGAAGCGGCCCGAGCCGTCGACATCGCCACCGCAGTGGCCACCGCTCGCGACTTCGTCAACACTCCGCCCAGCCACCTCTATCCCGCCGAATTCGCCAAGCGGGCAAAGGCATTGGGCGATGCTGCCGGGCTCGAGGTGGAAGTCCTCGACGAGAAGGCCCTGGAGAAGGGCGGCTTTGGCGGCATCGTCGGCGTCGGCAAGGGCTCGTCGCGCCTGCCGCGACTGGTACGGCTGTCCCACAAGGGCGCGAAGCGGAAGGGCAAGAAAGTCGCCCTCGTCGGCAAGGGCGTCACCTTCGACACCGGCGGCATCTCGATCAAGCCGGCCGCCAACATGCATCACATGACCTCCGACATGGGCGGGGCGGCCGCCGTCATCGCCACTGTGGTGCTGGCCGCCAGGCAGAAGCTACCCATCGATGTGACCGCCACCGTTCCGATGGCCGAGAACATGCCCTCGGCAACCGCCCAGCGGCCCGGCGACGTGCTGACCCAGTACGGCGGCATCACCGTCGAGGTGCTCAACACCGATGCCGAGGGCAGGCTGATCCTGGCCGACGCGATCGTTCGGGCCTGCGAGGACGATCCGGACTACCTGATCGAGACGTCGACGCTGACCGGGGCCCAGACGGTGGCGCTGGGCGCGCGCACCCCGGGTGTGATGGGCAGCGACGAGTTCCGCGACCGCGTCGCCGCGATCTCGCAGGCCGCGGGCGAGAACGCCTGGCCCATGCCGCTGCCCGAGGAGCTGAAGGACGATCTGAAGTCGACGGTGGCCGACCTGGCCAACGTCAGCGGGTCACGGTATGCGGGCATGCTGGTGGCGGGCACCTATCTGCGGGAGTTCGTCCGCGAGGGCGTGCAGTGGGCCCACATCGACATCGCCGGTCCGGCCTACAACACCGGCGGACCGTGGGGCTACACCGGCAAGGGCGGCACCGGTGTGCCGACGCGGACGATGTTCGCGGTCCTGGAGGACATCGCGGTCAACGGCTAG
- a CDS encoding DUF4191 domain-containing protein, whose amino-acid sequence MAKSRNPAATKAAKAEAKAARKAASKQRRTQLWQAFQIQRKEDKRLLPYMIAAFVLIVGASVALGLFAGGFTTYMMIPLGVVLGALVAFIIFGRRAQKSVYRKAEGQTGAAAWALDQLQGKWRVTPGVAATGHFDAVHRVIGRPGVIFVGEGAANRVKPLLAQEKKRTARIVGDVPIYDFIIGNGDGEVPLSKLQRHLNKLPANITVKQMDSLESRLAALGTKVGPAAMPKGPLPTQAKMRGVQRTVRRR is encoded by the coding sequence ATGGCGAAATCCCGCAATCCGGCCGCCACCAAGGCGGCGAAAGCAGAGGCCAAGGCGGCCCGCAAGGCGGCCTCCAAGCAGCGACGCACCCAGCTGTGGCAGGCGTTCCAGATTCAGCGCAAAGAGGACAAGCGGCTGCTGCCGTACATGATCGCCGCGTTCGTGCTGATCGTCGGCGCGTCTGTGGCGCTGGGCCTCTTCGCCGGCGGATTCACCACCTACATGATGATCCCCCTCGGCGTCGTGCTGGGTGCGCTGGTGGCGTTCATCATCTTCGGCAGGCGCGCGCAGAAGTCGGTGTACCGCAAGGCCGAGGGCCAGACCGGCGCCGCGGCCTGGGCGCTGGACCAGCTGCAGGGCAAGTGGCGCGTGACGCCGGGGGTGGCGGCGACCGGCCACTTCGACGCCGTCCACCGGGTGATCGGGCGGCCCGGTGTCATCTTCGTCGGAGAGGGTGCGGCGAACCGGGTCAAGCCGCTGCTGGCGCAGGAGAAGAAGCGCACCGCCCGAATCGTCGGTGACGTGCCGATCTACGACTTCATCATCGGCAACGGCGACGGCGAAGTGCCGTTGAGCAAGTTGCAGCGTCACCTCAACAAGCTGCCCGCCAACATCACGGTCAAGCAGATGGATTCGCTGGAGTCGCGGCTGGCCGCGCTCGGCACCAAGGTCGGCCCCGCCGCGATGCCGAAAGGCCCGCTGCCGACGCAGGCCAAGATGCGCGGAGTGCAGCGCACGGTCCGCCGCAGGTAA
- the sucB gene encoding 2-oxoglutarate dehydrogenase, E2 component, dihydrolipoamide succinyltransferase, translating to MATTVQMPALGESVTEGTITRWLKQEGDTVEQDEPLLEVSTDKVDTEIPAPASGVLQKIVAQEDDTVEVGGDLAVIGDSAEDGGSDDSGDESDDSSDDQGDDDSSADDEAADDSSGDDEAADEQPGDEDEQDEPAEEDESQPEPAAEEEEKDSPKSDSKSDSKSDSKSAKSSGDATPVLMPELGESVTEGTVTRWLKKVGDTVEVDEPLLEVSTDKVDTEIPSPVAGTLLSITAEEDDTVEVGGELAKVGDADAADSDATDSEPESEPEPEPEPEQKAEPEPEPKQEAEPEPEQEAEPEPEPKQEAEPEPEPEQEPKPDAKPESKQEPKREQKQDATPAPKPEPQAQPSGDSGPYVTPLVRKLAAENDVDLASVKGTGVGGRIRKQDVLAAAEAKKAPESSDEQAAGAPDKTPTAAKAPADEQAAPALAHLRGTKQKANRIRQLTAKKTRESLQATAQLTQTHEVDMTRIVALRARAKNDFAEREGVNLTYLPFIARAVIDALKAHPNVNASYDEETKEITYYDAEHLGIAVDTEQGLLSPVIKNAGDLSLGGLARAIADLAGRARSGDLKPDELSGGTFTITNIGSQGALFDTPILVPPQAAMLGTGAIVKRPRVIADEFGNESIGVRSVCYLPLTYDHRLIDGADAGRFLTTIKRRLEDGAFEADLGL from the coding sequence ATGGCCACGACCGTCCAGATGCCCGCATTAGGCGAGAGCGTCACCGAAGGGACTATCACCCGATGGCTCAAGCAAGAGGGCGACACGGTCGAGCAGGATGAGCCGCTGCTGGAGGTCTCCACCGACAAGGTCGACACCGAGATTCCCGCTCCCGCGTCCGGTGTGCTCCAGAAGATCGTCGCCCAGGAGGACGACACCGTCGAGGTCGGCGGCGACCTGGCGGTGATCGGGGACTCGGCCGAGGACGGCGGCTCCGATGACTCCGGCGACGAGTCCGATGACTCCTCGGACGACCAGGGTGATGACGACTCCTCTGCAGACGACGAAGCCGCCGATGACTCCTCCGGAGACGACGAGGCCGCCGATGAGCAGCCGGGCGATGAGGACGAGCAGGATGAGCCAGCCGAGGAGGACGAGTCGCAGCCCGAACCGGCCGCCGAGGAGGAGGAGAAGGACTCGCCCAAGTCCGACTCCAAGTCCGACTCGAAGTCCGACTCGAAGTCCGCGAAATCCTCCGGTGACGCGACGCCGGTGCTGATGCCCGAACTCGGCGAGTCCGTCACCGAAGGCACCGTGACGCGCTGGCTCAAGAAGGTCGGCGACACCGTCGAGGTCGACGAGCCGCTGCTGGAGGTCTCCACCGACAAGGTCGACACCGAGATCCCGTCGCCCGTCGCCGGCACGCTGTTGTCCATCACCGCCGAGGAGGACGACACCGTCGAGGTGGGCGGGGAGCTGGCCAAGGTGGGCGATGCCGACGCCGCCGATTCCGACGCCACCGATTCCGAACCGGAATCCGAGCCAGAGCCCGAACCCGAGCCCGAGCAGAAAGCCGAGCCAGAGCCCGAGCCCAAGCAGGAAGCCGAGCCCGAGCCCGAGCAGGAAGCCGAGCCAGAGCCCGAGCCCAAGCAGGAAGCCGAGCCAGAGCCGGAACCCGAGCAGGAACCGAAACCGGACGCGAAGCCCGAGTCCAAGCAGGAACCCAAACGGGAACAGAAACAGGACGCCACGCCCGCGCCCAAGCCGGAACCGCAGGCGCAACCGTCGGGCGATTCTGGGCCCTATGTCACACCGCTGGTGCGCAAGCTCGCCGCGGAGAACGACGTCGACCTCGCCAGCGTGAAGGGCACCGGTGTCGGCGGTCGCATCCGCAAGCAGGACGTGCTGGCCGCCGCGGAGGCCAAGAAGGCGCCCGAGTCATCGGATGAGCAGGCCGCCGGGGCGCCGGACAAGACGCCGACCGCGGCTAAGGCACCCGCCGACGAGCAGGCCGCCCCCGCACTGGCACACCTGCGCGGCACCAAGCAGAAGGCCAACCGGATCCGTCAGCTGACGGCGAAGAAGACCCGCGAATCCCTGCAGGCCACAGCACAATTGACGCAAACCCACGAGGTCGACATGACCCGGATCGTGGCGCTGCGTGCCCGCGCGAAGAATGACTTCGCCGAGCGCGAGGGCGTCAACCTGACGTACCTGCCGTTCATCGCCCGCGCGGTGATCGACGCCCTCAAGGCGCATCCCAACGTCAACGCCAGCTACGACGAGGAAACCAAAGAGATCACCTACTACGACGCCGAGCACCTCGGCATCGCCGTCGACACCGAGCAGGGCCTGCTCTCGCCGGTGATCAAGAACGCCGGTGATCTGTCCCTGGGCGGGCTGGCCCGCGCGATCGCCGATCTCGCCGGTCGCGCCCGCTCGGGTGATCTCAAGCCCGACGAGTTGTCCGGTGGCACGTTCACGATCACCAACATCGGCAGCCAGGGGGCGCTGTTCGACACCCCGATCCTCGTTCCGCCGCAGGCCGCAATGCTGGGCACCGGTGCGATCGTGAAGCGGCCGCGAGTCATCGCCGACGAGTTCGGCAACGAGTCGATCGGCGTGCGGTCGGTGTGCTACCTGCCGCTGACCTACGATCACCGGCTCATCGACGGTGCGGACGCCGGCCGTTTCCTGACCACCATCAAACGCCGACTCGAAGACGGCGCGTTCGAGGCGGACCTGGGTCTGTAG
- a CDS encoding RDD family protein, translated as MARTMGSWLSGPDPRSETGPNDYPGQRLGLPESGPGSIARFGRRIGALLIDWFIAYGLAALAMSLGLLSLNMLSTAVLVVWLVLGVVSVRLFGFTPGQLVLGLRVASIDNRMHVGIGRATVRGLLIALVIPALFTDADFRGYQDRFTNTAVVRR; from the coding sequence ATGGCCCGAACAATGGGGTCTTGGCTGTCGGGTCCCGATCCGCGCAGCGAGACCGGACCCAACGACTACCCCGGTCAGCGCCTCGGCCTGCCCGAGAGCGGACCCGGATCCATCGCCCGGTTCGGCAGGCGCATCGGCGCGCTGCTGATCGACTGGTTCATCGCCTACGGGTTGGCCGCCCTCGCGATGTCGCTGGGCCTACTGTCGCTGAACATGCTGTCCACCGCGGTGCTGGTCGTTTGGCTCGTGCTGGGTGTGGTGTCGGTGCGGCTCTTCGGGTTCACACCCGGCCAACTGGTGCTCGGGTTGCGGGTGGCCTCCATCGACAACCGCATGCATGTCGGCATCGGTCGCGCCACCGTGCGCGGGCTGTTGATCGCGCTCGTCATCCCGGCGCTGTTCACCGACGCCGACTTCCGCGGCTATCAGGACCGCTTCACCAACACGGCGGTCGTGCGGCGCTGA
- a CDS encoding SDR family oxidoreductase, with the protein MGEIAERYVDSSDGARIAVYEQGNPDGPTLVLVHGWPDTHQLWNSVVPHLAERFRIVRFDDRGVGKSSVPKRVSAYRMARYADDFAAVIAAVSPGEPVHVLAHDWGSSAIWEYLVRPEARERVASFTSISGPSADHLNRYIIGSLARPYRPRRFARGLAQMLRLTYMALFSIPVAAPLIIRRAFRRGALQRMLTHDGIPAERIHHSPDLPVDAANSLRVYAANYWRSLTRARTDHYVDVPVQLVVNLNDRFVRPYVYEDTQKWVARLWRRDIVAGHWSPMSHPQVIARSVLQLVDHLEGRPPVRELLRAQVGRPREYFSDTLVSVTGAGSGIGRATALAFAREGAEIVVSDIDEGTVKETAAQIAAHGGVAHAYTVDVSDADAVENFVDRVCAEHGVPDVVVNNAGVGHAGLFLDTPRAEYDRVLAINFGGVVNCCRSFGRRMVDRGAGGHVVNISSMAAYSPQQSMNAYATSKAAVFMFGDCLRAELDRSGIGLTTVCPGVIDTNIVRTTRFDAPADKRAMVEARRAQLEKSFHARRYGPDKVAKAIVSAVKKNKPIRPVAPEAYLVYGVAHLLPQVMRSSARASVV; encoded by the coding sequence ATGGGGGAGATCGCCGAGCGCTACGTGGACAGCAGTGACGGCGCGCGCATCGCCGTCTACGAGCAGGGCAACCCCGACGGGCCGACGCTGGTGCTGGTGCACGGCTGGCCGGATACACACCAGTTGTGGAACAGCGTGGTGCCGCACTTGGCCGAGCGGTTCCGGATCGTGCGCTTCGATGACCGCGGCGTCGGCAAATCGTCCGTGCCCAAGCGTGTCTCGGCCTACCGGATGGCGCGCTACGCCGACGACTTCGCCGCGGTGATCGCCGCCGTCAGCCCCGGCGAGCCCGTTCACGTGCTGGCCCACGACTGGGGTTCGTCGGCCATCTGGGAGTACCTCGTCCGGCCGGAGGCCCGCGAGCGGGTCGCGTCGTTCACCTCGATCTCGGGTCCCAGCGCTGACCACCTCAACCGCTACATCATCGGCAGCCTGGCCCGGCCCTACCGGCCGCGGCGGTTCGCCCGTGGGCTCGCTCAGATGCTGCGCCTGACGTACATGGCACTGTTCTCGATACCGGTGGCGGCTCCGCTGATCATCCGTCGGGCGTTCCGTAGAGGCGCGCTGCAGCGGATGCTCACCCACGACGGCATCCCCGCCGAGCGGATCCACCACTCGCCCGACCTGCCCGTCGACGCGGCCAACAGTCTGCGGGTCTACGCCGCCAACTACTGGCGCTCGCTGACCAGGGCACGCACGGACCACTACGTCGACGTGCCGGTTCAGCTCGTCGTCAACCTCAACGACCGGTTCGTGCGGCCGTACGTCTACGAGGACACGCAGAAGTGGGTGGCGCGGCTGTGGCGGCGCGACATCGTCGCCGGCCACTGGTCGCCGATGTCACATCCGCAGGTGATCGCACGATCGGTCCTGCAGCTCGTCGATCACCTCGAGGGCAGGCCGCCGGTCCGAGAACTGCTGCGGGCACAGGTGGGTCGGCCGCGCGAATACTTCAGCGACACACTGGTTTCGGTGACGGGCGCGGGCAGCGGCATCGGCCGGGCGACCGCGCTGGCGTTCGCGCGCGAGGGCGCCGAGATCGTCGTCAGCGACATCGACGAGGGCACCGTCAAGGAAACCGCGGCCCAGATCGCCGCGCACGGGGGTGTCGCCCACGCCTACACCGTCGACGTGTCCGACGCCGACGCCGTCGAAAACTTCGTCGACCGGGTGTGTGCCGAACACGGCGTGCCCGACGTCGTGGTCAACAACGCGGGCGTGGGACACGCGGGGCTGTTCCTCGACACACCGCGCGCCGAGTACGACCGCGTGCTGGCCATCAACTTCGGCGGAGTCGTCAACTGCTGCAGGTCTTTCGGACGACGCATGGTCGACCGCGGCGCAGGCGGACATGTCGTCAACATCTCGTCGATGGCGGCGTACTCGCCGCAGCAGTCGATGAACGCCTACGCCACCAGCAAGGCCGCGGTGTTCATGTTCGGCGACTGCCTGCGCGCCGAACTCGACCGCTCCGGCATCGGGCTGACCACCGTCTGCCCGGGCGTCATCGACACCAACATCGTTCGTACCACCAGGTTTGACGCGCCTGCCGACAAACGCGCCATGGTCGAGGCCCGACGCGCCCAACTCGAGAAGAGTTTCCACGCCCGCCGTTACGGACCGGACAAGGTCGCCAAGGCGATCGTCTCGGCGGTGAAGAAGAACAAGCCGATCCGACCTGTCGCGCCCGAGGCCTACCTGGTCTACGGCGTCGCCCACCTGCTGCCGCAGGTGATGCGTAGTTCGGCGCGCGCCAGCGTCGTCTAG
- the lipB gene encoding lipoyl(octanoyl) transferase LipB: protein MTTSIRSQTGPIEVRRLGTVGYQDAWRLQRELADARVAGGPDTLLLLEHPPVYTAGRRTEAHERPLDGTPVVDTDRGGKITWHGPGQLVGYPIVGLAEPLDVVNFVRRLEESLIAVCAGFGLQTGRVAGRSGVWVPAHDRGPARKIAAIGIRVSRATTLHGFALNCDCDLSAFASIVPCGIADAGVTSLTAELGRRIGVDDVMTQVATAVDEALDGRLRVASTQ, encoded by the coding sequence GTGACAACGTCGATTCGGTCTCAGACCGGGCCGATCGAGGTGCGCAGGCTCGGCACGGTCGGCTACCAGGACGCGTGGCGGCTGCAGCGTGAACTGGCCGACGCGCGGGTCGCGGGTGGGCCGGACACGCTGTTGCTGCTCGAGCACCCGCCGGTCTACACCGCGGGCAGGCGCACCGAGGCGCACGAACGCCCACTTGACGGCACCCCCGTCGTCGACACCGACCGGGGCGGCAAGATCACCTGGCACGGCCCCGGCCAGCTGGTCGGCTATCCGATCGTCGGATTGGCCGAACCGCTCGACGTGGTGAATTTCGTTCGGCGACTTGAGGAGTCACTGATCGCCGTCTGTGCCGGATTCGGGCTGCAGACGGGAAGGGTGGCCGGACGGTCCGGAGTGTGGGTGCCCGCCCACGACCGCGGACCCGCCCGCAAGATCGCCGCGATCGGGATCCGGGTGTCGCGGGCGACCACGTTGCACGGTTTCGCCCTGAACTGCGACTGCGACCTGAGCGCCTTCGCGTCGATCGTGCCGTGCGGGATCGCCGACGCCGGGGTGACCTCGCTGACGGCCGAACTCGGCCGCCGGATCGGCGTCGACGACGTCATGACACAGGTGGCCACGGCCGTCGACGAGGCGCTCGACGGCCGGCTGCGGGTAGCCTCGACACAGTGA
- a CDS encoding oxidoreductase, translated as MGILDRFRRTTRRGKAPGSDPAADLKYLRQWVAEHTGVEAFVEPKTTVTEVTVVLVAADGEWTRRRAGGDAGARRLSERLDIPVYDVQKVGYPQRMRDYDERRRIERRRAAREELDGH; from the coding sequence GTGGGAATCCTCGACAGGTTCCGGCGCACTACGCGCCGCGGCAAGGCGCCGGGCAGCGACCCGGCGGCGGATCTGAAGTATCTGCGCCAGTGGGTCGCCGAGCACACCGGTGTCGAGGCGTTCGTCGAACCGAAGACCACCGTCACCGAGGTCACCGTGGTGCTCGTGGCCGCCGACGGCGAGTGGACCAGGCGCCGCGCCGGGGGAGACGCCGGCGCGCGGCGGCTCTCCGAGCGGCTCGACATTCCCGTCTACGACGTGCAGAAGGTCGGCTACCCCCAGCGGATGCGCGACTACGACGAACGCAGGCGCATCGAACGTCGGCGTGCTGCGCGCGAGGAACTGGACGGGCACTGA
- a CDS encoding adenylate/guanylate cyclase domain-containing protein, which translates to MVDLDALQAAGIADAHQRAALIAYLDSLGFTAEEMVEAERRGRLFGLAGDVLQWSGPPTYSLRTAAERLGVPVEDVTKAWAAVGLSVSDPGAVALSQTDVDGLACWVEVKAVMGDEPALAFLRVMGNAMARLAEAGSTMVRLAQPDILMGHSGDEYRTARTYRAIAESTSRFSTLIDVVWRQHLNSARVHFEGGLTDASASVTCGIGFADLTGFTALTQRLSPDELSDLLLEFGGVIADLVHADGGRVVKFIGDEVMWVTSTPELLAKVAVDLVEHPRARDAGLQVRAGLGYGRVLAIGGDYFGTAVNLAARLVGAASPGQILAGPDVYGQLPDWPAAALEPLSLKGFDAAVAAYDLHAAR; encoded by the coding sequence GTGGTGGACCTCGACGCCCTGCAGGCCGCGGGGATAGCCGACGCGCACCAGCGGGCGGCGCTGATCGCCTACCTGGACTCGCTGGGCTTCACCGCCGAGGAGATGGTCGAGGCCGAGCGACGCGGCCGGTTGTTCGGCCTGGCCGGCGATGTCCTGCAGTGGTCGGGGCCGCCGACGTACAGCCTGCGCACCGCGGCCGAACGGCTCGGTGTGCCGGTCGAGGACGTCACGAAGGCGTGGGCGGCCGTCGGACTGTCGGTGTCCGACCCCGGGGCGGTGGCGTTGAGTCAGACCGACGTCGACGGGCTCGCCTGCTGGGTCGAAGTCAAGGCGGTCATGGGCGACGAGCCCGCGCTCGCCTTCCTACGTGTGATGGGTAACGCCATGGCCCGCCTGGCCGAGGCGGGCTCGACGATGGTGCGCCTCGCCCAGCCCGACATCTTGATGGGCCACAGCGGCGACGAATACCGGACGGCCCGGACCTACCGGGCGATCGCCGAATCGACCTCTCGGTTCAGCACGTTGATCGACGTCGTGTGGCGCCAGCACCTCAACAGCGCCCGGGTGCACTTCGAGGGCGGGCTTACCGACGCGTCGGCCAGCGTCACCTGCGGCATCGGCTTCGCCGACCTGACGGGTTTCACCGCGCTCACCCAACGGCTCAGCCCGGACGAGCTGTCGGATCTGCTGCTGGAGTTCGGGGGCGTGATCGCCGACCTGGTGCACGCCGACGGCGGGCGGGTGGTCAAGTTCATCGGCGACGAGGTCATGTGGGTGACCTCGACGCCGGAGTTGCTGGCGAAGGTGGCGGTCGATCTCGTCGAGCATCCGCGCGCCCGCGACGCCGGGTTGCAGGTGCGTGCCGGGCTGGGCTACGGGCGGGTGCTCGCCATCGGCGGGGACTACTTCGGCACCGCGGTCAACCTCGCCGCCCGGCTGGTCGGGGCGGCGTCGCCGGGGCAGATCCTGGCCGGCCCCGACGTATACGGCCAGCTGCCGGACTGGCCCGCCGCAGCGCTGGAACCGTTGTCGCTCAAAGGTTTCGACGCTGCAGTTGCGGCCTATGACCTGCACGCCGCGCGCTGA
- a CDS encoding TIGR01777 family oxidoreductase produces MSAVVAVAGSSGLIGTALVYALRATDRRVIRIVRRAPSTADEVFWNPDTGEFDSGVLAGVDAVVNLCGVNVGAKRWSGAFKQSLRDSRIDPTEVLAAAVAEAGVPVLVNSSAVGYYGDTGSRVTDETAPPGDGFLAHLCVDWENATWAAQQDGARVVLVRSGLVLAQSGGLMSRLRPLFSLGLGARLGNGRQYIPWISLEDEVRALLFAISDDGLSGAVNLTGPAPVTNAEFTTALGRALGRPTALMAPGFALRTVLGEFADEGLLGGQRAIPAALERAGFVFRHNTIGEALAFATASADA; encoded by the coding sequence GTGTCCGCCGTCGTCGCGGTAGCCGGATCCTCCGGCCTGATCGGTACGGCGCTGGTCTATGCCCTGCGGGCCACCGACCGGCGGGTGATACGGATCGTGCGTCGTGCCCCCTCGACCGCCGACGAGGTGTTCTGGAACCCCGACACCGGCGAGTTCGACTCCGGTGTGCTTGCCGGGGTGGACGCCGTGGTGAACCTGTGCGGCGTCAACGTCGGCGCCAAGCGCTGGTCGGGGGCGTTCAAGCAGAGCCTGCGCGACAGCCGCATCGATCCGACCGAGGTGCTGGCCGCCGCGGTCGCCGAGGCCGGGGTGCCGGTACTGGTCAACTCCAGCGCGGTGGGTTACTACGGCGACACCGGCTCGCGCGTCACCGACGAGACCGCACCACCAGGCGACGGCTTTCTCGCGCATCTGTGCGTCGACTGGGAGAACGCGACGTGGGCGGCCCAGCAGGACGGCGCCCGGGTGGTGCTGGTGCGCTCCGGGCTGGTGCTCGCGCAGTCGGGCGGGCTGATGAGCCGGCTGCGCCCGCTGTTCTCACTCGGTCTCGGCGCACGCCTGGGCAACGGCCGCCAGTACATACCCTGGATCAGTCTCGAGGACGAGGTGCGTGCGCTGCTGTTCGCGATCAGCGACGACGGGTTGTCCGGGGCCGTCAACCTGACCGGGCCGGCACCCGTCACCAATGCCGAGTTCACCACCGCGCTGGGCCGCGCGCTGGGCCGGCCGACCGCCTTGATGGCGCCCGGCTTCGCGTTGCGCACAGTGCTCGGCGAGTTCGCCGACGAGGGCCTGCTCGGCGGTCAGCGCGCGATACCGGCGGCGCTCGAACGCGCGGGCTTCGTGTTCCGCCACAACACGATCGGCGAGGCGCTGGCCTTCGCCACCGCATCCGCCGACGCGTGA